The window CAGAAGTAGAATACCTTCCTGGTGGACTTTCTGCCCCAGCAGCAAGAGAAGGATAATCCGGCATACCAAAAATTGGATCTGAAATTCTTCTCTCACCTTGCAACTGCAGTTACAAATCAAATGGGCTATTAGGACACTGATAAGAATCAAGAAAGTGTTTTACATTTAAGGCAAGGATGGAAAGCAGGGTTACTATTCATGgttttcaaacattaatatgAAGTTCCACAACAATTGCAAGATGAAAACTACATTTTTTGTGTAAAAGAAAGAGGACTGCAGTAAACAACACATGTAAGACAGGAttcaaaatcttaaaaaaacaagaatTATAAGGTGTTCAACTTGGATACACAAACTTCATAGCTCTTATCAAGATACTCCAAGGGCCATCATACTCAACtaaacaaatgaacaaccatagACATTGTATTAATGGAGATAAAATCTAGCACATTGATGTATATCTTCTTAGAGATGTTTGAGGAGggatttttttccaaaaagatCTGATCTTTtgagagaaaaagaaaactGTTCGACAAGGGATATGggttatttgggtttttgtCCAATATGTCTGTCGAATTGAAGGTGAAAAGACAAtatttccctttgaagaaattAAGAAGAAGGGTAGTTTTAGTATTTTAGAATatgggtattttagttgatggtttgaatgatttgattgatgaagtGGTTCACAATGGgataacccttcatcaaacaaggcctaaagcTCCGTATTCTTATCTCCTGTGGTAGAATTCCAAATCTAATTATGTTCTATAAAGCTTAAGAAACATCATTACATCTGCTTACCTCCATGCAACCATTTTTTCCTGACaaacaaaatttctaaaattataatgtaatttgatAACTCAAAGCTACATCAATCCCAGTTGTAAGAAAACATCTTAACATAAAAGTACAATAAAGgggattagaaaaaaaatcaatttaatgatttgaaatatttttgtggctCCGGAATTTGTTAGACAATGAAAAAGAGTCGTGTAAAGAAGATGATTAGTCTGAAATACCTCTCGTTGATTTAGCGCCTCGAATGTCAGGTTCAAATCGCATCCATTAGAAAAATACAATTCTGCAAGGCTATCTGTAGAAACAGTAGGAAATTGTAAAGTCAGGAGCTCAAAAGGACTAACATTTGGCACTTCTACTGTTGCCCGATCAGGCGGGGCAATGGTTGGTCGTCTTAGAGCAAAACTCCCATTGTGAAGAGACCCCTCATTGGAGGTGGAAGGAAGCTGGTCATTTTTCAGGACTGGATCATCCCATGGTTTAGTTGGCAAATTGAACAAGTTAGCAGAAGAAACATCATCAACATATGATGGAGCTGAAGACCTTAATGGTAGTTCAACTTGATCCTTCATAATGAATCTGCTACCCGAGGAAGCTGAGAACCTGGGCAGTTCATGGTTCTCTTGCAAGGACAAATTCGCAAATGGAAGGTCATTAATCACTTGAGGCTCTTCTTGTGCCATTAGATTGAAATCAGGAATAATATCGTCTGGAAGCTGTTGACGCCAGTATCGATGAACTTCGTCATCTGATATTGATGATTCAGATCTATCAAGCACAGATTTTCCCATTGTCTCTGAGCGAGAACTTTGATGGTTTGAACGAATGTCAGCAGTGCTAGTGCTTCCAGGAGACGGTTTATGAGAAAATGGAACGAATTCCACAGCATCTGGGTTCAAAGACTTGAGATAGCTGTTACCAAGAATGCTCCCTTTTCTAGTAGATAAGCTCATTCTTGTTTCTTCTCTGTTTGTCTATCGCTTTTCGCAAAGACGGGAGAAGAGCGCACAATCCGTTAGCCAAATCCTGCAAAGACAATAAATGCACTAGAAGTTAGATAGAACAAGACTGTGTTTGGTTCAAGCGGAATTGGAATTAGGGGTCCAATTCCATATTCTTTGTCTGTTTGGTGACTTAAAATAGGGAACTATAACTGAAATAATAACTCCAATTGAATTGAATGTATGAGTTTTTAAGTTTCCATTTACCTCACTTCCACTTTGGAATTGCAAGTCAATGATTTCTCCAAACAtaagaattcaattccaatCTTATAAAATTGGAATTACAATTACACACATCCAAACATAGAGTCTCTAActcattttgacaaattaagaATGACAGTATCACTCAATCATTATTCCCGTAAGCGACaaaaagaaaatgtatttttctcTATTAGGGCTCAAGAGAGAACCACACGTACGTCACGACAACGGTGACCATCCCATTTGTCCGTTATGGAAACGACAAAGCTAAGAAACAGTAACTAATTAATACAACACACAAGATTTGCAGCAAAAGTTACAACCAAACGTACTAGATGAACACCATGCAAGTTTTggaatttaattgaattatcaCATATGACACATTTAACTAATGGAACGAAAATAATTCAGCCAAATCCACATTTACTATCAACTcataagagaaaaaatgaataccTAAAGGTACATCAAGCACATAAAACCTAAATTTGCAATTAATACAGATGGAAAAGGTTTATATGAACAGCAATTGAACAGTAAAGTTAAAGTTTCTAAACAATCGTTCCAAACCAAAATCTAAACCATGCAACAAACAGAAATCTAAAACAAAACTTCCTTAAGCAGACATACCAAACAAAGTAACATTTCCCATACATTTCAGAATCCAATAAATCTATCTATCCATCCATCCTTATCtccaaaaaaacaaagaaatccATCTGGAATAACAACAACAAGCCACAACTTTGAATTCCACCTCATGAGGTCAATTCCGATAGATCTCAAGATAAACAGAGCTTCTCAACCACATGCGAAACAAAAGAAACTAATGCTGTTTCAAACTGTACAAAGACTTAGAGATCTGGAAGTGATAGATGAATGAACACAAGCGGATTGATGAAACATAATGAACGGTGTTCATAAACCAGTAGATATATCAAAAAAGAACGAAATACTGAAAAAACAGATTCAGAGAATTGCTTTAACCTGATTTGTAGCTACGATTACCTGTCGATTTGGAGCTCAGATTTCTAGCTAATCCTCGTATCcgtcttcctcttcctcttcgaaTCCTCCACAGAATATGTATATGTAGAGAgagaagtagaagaagaagcaaacgCAGAAACCCTTCGCCACTCAATTTGACGACccctcttctctctctatctatctCTTTTAGCTTTGCTgacctctctctctctctcctttcTTCAAAGCTCACTAATTACAGTCATATGTGGCTTCCGTAATCATTTAGAgctgttttttatataaattatttctaaaaaaatcaaacaaggccttatatttttttattagtaaatatatcataatcaaactataataacaatcattttaatatattttttactatttataaacaagttagatatatagatattttttttttgttagtttatttaaaataacctattttaataaaattaattgaactCTTACCTTGAGCTTCAATTTATCGTGAGGAGTCgtgatattttcataaataatcgGTGTTGAAGTTAGTATCTAATACATTGCTTAAATTTTGACTATGGATGGTATTGGAATTCGATTTGGTTAGAAGGGTAATGCGCGATTTGGTTGGAGGAAGTCTTAACTTGAAGTCGTGAATATTTTAGGTACCAGAGTTGTTTTATTTCTTACGACGGATcgtaaaattttcaataataaacgTTGATTTATTAGGTTTTTCGTGTTATCATGTTTTTGATTAGGTTTTGTGAAGGGATTACcgtgtattttgtttttatctcaTATTTTGTTTCGGGTCTAATCATTTATTCGCTTTTTAAGTTTTTCTCTTATCTTGTCGTttccttttattatttattgcattgatatttttattggttGTAAACAAGATAATTATGACGGCGAGAAATATTTCTTGTAAAAAATTAAGTACACATTATTTTATACAAGttgtattgttttttattttctctattcaCTGTAATATGTTTTTAGAATGGTTGTATTTGTTATATAGTCTTATTTTAGgctttgtttaaaattttgagttacttaaaaataaatataaagatgtttttgtttaattaaaaaataattatctaaataaaatatttttagtatgtaatattttaaaatattataaaaaataaaataaaataaaaatatttttagtttatgattagaaaaataactcaaattatgtcaatcaaacaaggccttatcCCAAAAAAAGTATGTCAATTAAACAATCACCATAATAATGTTAACaaactatattaaataaaaatataaaagattctTATTAAGATTATGATCAATTATCTTTAgataatgataattaattattgtagataattattcatatttatttattattactattaatatttattttattaacatttattactTTTTGAAAGTAAAcaattaagtataaattttataaatatattgtatagtcaattttatatatttatgaaagttACATCACtactataatttattatatattatttagtttatatatctACTTTgttttcacaaaataaatatgactTTTAAAAGTGAGATTTAGACTCaactataatttattaaaatcattttaaatatacttattttttttttctacttgATTTACATTCATTTTGTCTATAATAATTATGTGAAATATGTTTTATATGAAgtctatttttatttctttttaaaattatttgaaactgaGTTAATCGTtgcatcaaatttaaatttaatgcaTCTTCCCTCAATTGGTATCATTTACTTACatttttttcagttttaatacaattttatcaCTTTGACCCATGTACATCTCAAcccaccaaaaaaaaaaaaaaaaaaaaaaaaaatagtaaaaaaaaaaaatatttaaaaattggtaaagaatattttattaaaattcaattttatatatatatatttttacttttctttcaatttcttaaGTTTCTATTTAATAGAAGTACACTTTTTATGCTTTTTTTCTACTGAATACCTAAAAATGACTTCTACTTTTGACTttcaatcttttttaaatataactttaattgTGAGTGATAtcacaaaatattttcataaaatattaaaataagtccatttaaaaattaatttatattgattCATACTCatgtgataatatataataatatgatgttcaataaaacttaaaattatgtctgaataataaattttaagtattcaataaagatatataataacatagatatatgaatataaaaaacTGAATTAATTTACATGCAGAAGATcagattttgataataaattcaTTCTGATTcaaaaccattatatatatatatatatatatatattgaagtcaaagtttgaaaaatatgataacCACCTGTAgctaataataaatgaaatgaaataaaaatatttaaatactcaaatataaatatatatattaaatatattagttaataaattatataattagataaatataatattaaatattaaataaaaattaattgaaaatattaatatatattttcttttgatttgtatattagataattaatttataatttattcaagtaatatatatatatatatatatatattagataaaaaaatgaaaatatgtatatatataaataaatatgagtttgatgaaatatatatataaataaatgatagtgtgatggaaaatatatatacaagaaaataagatgatatatatatttttatttttcataatttctttAGATCTATTCAGATTCAttcttctattttaaattatgtttaattaaagagaaagtgctgttaagagagaaaatataaaatctaatacaatttttactaaaattttgttcaatttaaaaaaaaaaaaaaattgtagtaTTTCTTTTTGTTAGAGTAACATACTAATTATTTTCTTCCTTTACAATAAACTagacattttaactttttatttttaatatatttttacttaattttacataaataagttggtcattttatcaaacaCTACCTATCTCACAATTTCTCTATCAAATCAAATccaaagtgtttccaaatagagGAATTACAAACCAAAACAGTCTAATCCTATGACAAATGTTTACTACAAAACAAAAACCACAATTGGATAGTAATGTAAAAATACACTCATTATCTTACCCTGTTTTTCTTCTTGAGAACAAATCTTATCGGTACGAAGTGAGTAGCGAGCGATGTTATGTAAGCCAATCGGAGAGTTTATCTTGCAGTGGAAGAATAGGCAAATGCACGAAGAACAACACTGTGTTCTCTCCTTCGTACTTGtcccaaaatattaaaaaaatgtttcagtTTTGTCGGTCACGATTTTGCTAATTCTGCTGATCGATTTTTAGTGAAACCAGTTCATTCTCATGTGGTTGGTTTCTGGACTTTGAAATACTATTAGGAATAGGAAGACATCTTCTGAATCTTTCGGGTAACCTACAGAAAGTCAGATGAAAATGCATATTGGTTGTTGTTCATCATTTTAGGATTATTATAAAATCTATCTATTAACAATATAAaagatttacaaaattttaatgagATTTTGAATAGGGTATTTAGCTATTTCTGAGACTTACAAATCCAATCTCTCATAAATTGCTCGACGAACAGATGTGTTGAAGCCATATGCTATTGAGTTGAACAAACCCTGTTAtcagattttcaaataaacaaacatttagAATCTATCAGATTTCTCATCCAGATTGAGGCAATTGGGATGTTTTGTTATGCATTTTTTTCCATGATTCAAGAAAATCACaacaatttagaaaataatttgatcatgaTCCAAGAAAATCTCTacaccaaatgaaacaaaaataattatactataatttggatcataatttcgaaaataatttgtatataaaatgaaGCAACGATATTTCCATGGGATCATGAGTGTGACATAGATTGTGATAAAATACCAAATAGGCTCATCAAAAAGTTATTAATGTTTTCTCATCCCGATCAGGAATAGAAaacaaaagtgtttccaaataggtTAGAGTTTAGTTTAAGAGGTTTATACTCCTTTTTCACAACAACTACACACATTTAACAGAACCCTGTGTAAACCACAGACATTTATAAACAAGACTAGTTTCCACTTTCcacatatatatagaaaaagaGAAATTAGGGTAAGATGGTTACCATTAGTGAGGCCATCCCGACATCAAGAACCGAGAGCCAAAATATTTCATGTCTTGGTTCAATGAAATCATGGATTCGGTTGATTGTCCCAAACATCCACGACACTATTAAAATTAGAGGATAATAACCCCACCTGTTCAAAGCCTGTATAAACCAAGAAAAGagaagtctgaattgagaaacataaatataaaatggaaGTTGCCAATTGAGAGAACTATGAGCTGCCAAAGAGGATAACTTATAAAGAAATGAAACCATTGTCATGAAATTAGATCTTTGAGGTACTGTCAACCATCTTGATCATACCAAAGATAACACTACAAGGAAGCTAAACAAAATGGCttgtttgttaaattttaatttgaacaGGTACTCTTGGCATTGTGTAACCGCACTAAACAGACATTGAAATATACACAAGATCGAATAATGTTTGGGTCTTGCATAGCAATGGAAAAGAGACAAAAACAGCTTTTACTCAAAATACAACAACAATTAGAGTCAAGTTTCATCACATACTTGGGCAACAAATATGCAAAACCCAAAAACAAAAGTTGTAGAAAACAGGCCACCATTTTGATCGACAAATGAGATTCCTAGGTCAATTCATCGTTTGGTTGGTGTTCCATGGAAGACTATAGACGGAAGGCATTCTACGAAGGTTCATGGTCATGGACAACGTTCATTGCCTGTTGTGCATAGATGCAGAGAAACACACAACAAGAGAGTTCTAAGAGGGTGAAGCCCTACAGGATTGGGTTATcgaaaaactaaagaaaatagcATTTCCTTGAAGATCTACAAATGCACTTTTGGGGCAATGATCTATCTAAATAATATGGCGGGAATGAAATGCTAGACATTTCGACAAGACAAGAAAAGTGCGTTGATTCAGATTAGAGTGTGAAAACAGTGCCCGAACATTACAATCTCACAAAATTGGACGTTGAGCAAAGAATGGAGATTGGATCCCGATCAGATAGTATCCATGACACATGTTTAGGCTAACTTGACGAgtgaaatttgtgttttttttttttgcttttgaAAATGAGAACCTAGTATGTTCGGCGTCtctctaaaattaaataaatccttttcattatttattagtttttcctTTTCgacataaaaaaatgaagatagaTCACCACATCATTCTGCATACTGAATAACGTAAAGCTACCCTCTTTATATATAAGCCTTGGCAACGTCTGTTAGGTCACTAACAACaagaatacaattttttatcaGGGATTATATCCTCTACACCCTATCTATTTATCATTCTCAACAAAACCTTGATCTACTCATGACAATGTTCATATAATCATATTGAATATTAAGATGGATAATTACAAACAACAACAATGTTTTCACTTCCCCGTTAATGCAGACATGATTgttcttagagcttgtttgatgtgaggTTATTTGGAAAACAATCTAggttatgaaatcaaaatcttgTTTGTTGAAAAGTGGTGTTTTTGGTATTAGATTAAATTGCTAAAATGtccttttgtatttaaaatttaaactaaaaaaaataaggctagtttatttaatcaattaagtaatttgatgtgataaagttttttttaaataacccaagatTAAACAATCTCTAATGAAAGGCATACCTTCATGTCTGGTCGTCCATCTGGTTGGTAAAGCCTATTTGACATACCAGCAGCCATCTGAAATATTGTAACAGAATAACTATGATCTCAGCATTCAAATATTTTCAACCAGCAAGAGATTTAAAAGGAAGGAATCCATACACGTGCTACGTTATTCAGCATGCGTATCACTTGAAAGTATGTGATCCCATTGAAAAGAATAGCACCCCAGAGAGGAATATAAAATGTTATGAAGTGAACCGCCTGTGAcaactcaattcattaattaaattgcAAAACCATAACATATTTCTAGGCACATCTTCTATATACTCACCTTCCCTGTTGTTCCGAGCTGCGTCAGACACCAGGCACCAAGACCCCTTAAATGCCCATGATGATTTCCAATAGATCGTACGACAGTAGTAACTAGTGAAGTTCCtgtacaaagaaaaaaaaaagcaacAGAGAATAGGCAAGAAAACCATCCAAGTGTTAGACAACAATTAAGAAAATCAATATTTCTGTCTCCAAAGAAATGCTTACATACCCCAAACATACAAATGGAACATTGGTTCAATATCTTCAACATCTGTTTTGTGTCGAACAACCGTACGATGAAG is drawn from Impatiens glandulifera chromosome 3, dImpGla2.1, whole genome shotgun sequence and contains these coding sequences:
- the LOC124931580 gene encoding polyadenylate-binding protein-interacting protein 7-like isoform X3, with the translated sequence MSLSTRKGSILGNSYLKSLNPDAVEFVPFSHKPSPGSTSTADIRSNHQSSRSETMGKSVLDRSESSISDDEVHRYWRQQLPDDIIPDFNLMAQEEPQVINDLPFANLSLQENHELPRFSASSGSRFIMKDQVELPLRSSAPSYVDDVSSANLFNLPTKPWDDPVLKNDQLPSTSNEGSLHNGSFALRRPTIAPPDRATVEVPNVSPFELLTLQFPTVSTDSLAELYFSNGCDLNLTFEALNQRELQGERRISDPIFGMPDYPSLAAGAESPPGRYSTSGEETLAQPLVYRRAHDRAALASTSALIRNMLSHDSNIGRNASTDATGGSSYPHLFGQARGTTGDGFQIRTSPRAAPSWMETGDAVVGNLYAETREEARDHARLRNAYFEQARQAYYIGNKVLAKEMSMKGQLHNLHMKAAHGKVQESLLRQSRNNEMMMQYQHQHQQLNAGRVHERLIDLQGLQANEAVHILNRELTLLKLAARADEQRVQVYICVGTINQTRGVRATPARLPIVVQRYLLEEEGLDFTEPQPGLLRVVIR
- the LOC124931580 gene encoding polyadenylate-binding protein-interacting protein 7-like isoform X4; the encoded protein is MSLSTRKGSILGNSYLKSLNPDAVEFVPFSHKPSPGSTSTADIRSNHQSSRSETMGKSVLDRSESSISDDEVHRYWRQQLPDDIIPDFNLMAQEEPQVINDLPFANLSLQENHELPRFSASSGSRFIMKDQVELPLRSSAPSYVDDVSSANLFNLPTKPWDDPVLKNDQLPSTSNEGSLHNGSFALRRPTIAPPDRATVEVPNVSPFELLTLQFPTVSTDSLAELYFSNGCDLNLTFEALNQRELQGERRISDPIFGMPDYPSLAAGAESPPGRYSTSGEETLAQPLVYRRAHDRAALASTSALIRNMLSHDSNIGRYDRNASTDATGGSSYPHLFGQARGTTGDGFQIRTSPRAAPSWMETGNLYAETREEARDHARLRNAYFEQARQAYYIGNKVLAKEMSMKGQLHNLHMKAAHGKVQESLLRQSRNNEMMMQYQHQHQQLNAGRVHERLIDLQGLQANEAVHILNRELTLLKLAARADEQRVQVYICVGTINQTRGVRATPARLPIVVQRYLLEEEGLDFTEPQPGLLRVVIR
- the LOC124931580 gene encoding polyadenylate-binding protein-interacting protein 7-like isoform X2, whose translation is MSLSTRKGSILGNSYLKSLNPDAVEFVPFSHKPSPGSTSTADIRSNHQSSRSETMGKSVLDRSESSISDDEVHRYWRQQLPDDIIPDFNLMAQEEPQVINDLPFANLSLQENHELPRFSASSGSRFIMKDQVELPLRSSAPSYVDDVSSANLFNLPTKPWDDPVLKNDQLPSTSNEGSLHNGSFALRRPTIAPPDRATVEVPNVSPFELLTLQFPTVSTDSLAELYFSNGCDLNLTFEALNQRELQGERRISDPIFGMPDYPSLAAGAESPPGRYSTSGEETLAQPLVYRRAHDRAALASTSALIRNMLSHDSNIGRYDRNASTDATGGSSYPHLFGQARGTTGDGFQIRTSPRAAPSWMETGDAVVGNLYAETREEARDHARLRNAYFEQARQAYYIGNKVLAKEMSMKGQLHNLHMKAAHGKVQESLLRQRNNEMMMQYQHQHQQLNAGRVHERLIDLQGLQANEAVHILNRELTLLKLAARADEQRVQVYICVGTINQTRGVRATPARLPIVVQRYLLEEEGLDFTEPQPGLLRVVIR
- the LOC124931580 gene encoding polyadenylate-binding protein-interacting protein 7-like isoform X1, yielding MSLSTRKGSILGNSYLKSLNPDAVEFVPFSHKPSPGSTSTADIRSNHQSSRSETMGKSVLDRSESSISDDEVHRYWRQQLPDDIIPDFNLMAQEEPQVINDLPFANLSLQENHELPRFSASSGSRFIMKDQVELPLRSSAPSYVDDVSSANLFNLPTKPWDDPVLKNDQLPSTSNEGSLHNGSFALRRPTIAPPDRATVEVPNVSPFELLTLQFPTVSTDSLAELYFSNGCDLNLTFEALNQRELQGERRISDPIFGMPDYPSLAAGAESPPGRYSTSGEETLAQPLVYRRAHDRAALASTSALIRNMLSHDSNIGRYDRNASTDATGGSSYPHLFGQARGTTGDGFQIRTSPRAAPSWMETGDAVVGNLYAETREEARDHARLRNAYFEQARQAYYIGNKVLAKEMSMKGQLHNLHMKAAHGKVQESLLRQSRNNEMMMQYQHQHQQLNAGRVHERLIDLQGLQANEAVHILNRELTLLKLAARADEQRVQVYICVGTINQTRGVRATPARLPIVVQRYLLEEEGLDFTEPQPGLLRVVIR
- the LOC124931580 gene encoding polyadenylate-binding protein-interacting protein 7-like isoform X5 gives rise to the protein MSLSTRKGSILGNSYLKSLNPDAVEFVPFSHKPSPGSTSTADIRSNHQSSRSETMGKSVLDRSESSISDDEVHRYWRQQLPDDIIPDFNLMAQEEPQVINDLPFANLSLQENHELPRFSASSGSRFIMKDQVELPLRSSAPSYVDDVSSANLFNLPTKPWDDPVLKNDQLPSTSNEGSLHNGSFALRRPTIAPPDRATVEVPNVSPFELLTLQFPTVSTDSLAELYFSNGCDLNLTFEALNQRELQGERRISDPIFGMPDYPSLAAGAESPPGRYSTSGEETLAQPLVYRRAHDRAALASTSALIRNMLSHDSNIGRNASTDATGGSSYPHLFGQARGTTGDGFQIRTSPRAAPSWMETGNLYAETREEARDHARLRNAYFEQARQAYYIGNKVLAKEMSMKGQLHNLHMKAAHGKVQESLLRQSRNNEMMMQYQHQHQQLNAGRVHERLIDLQGLQANEAVHILNRELTLLKLAARADEQRVQVYICVGTINQTRGVRATPARLPIVVQRYLLEEEGLDFTEPQPGLLRVVIR
- the LOC124931236 gene encoding G-protein coupled receptor 1-like, translating into MATVQALLGNWTSEERRILTTVNSATSSLSLLGSGFIVLCYYLFKDLRKFSFKLVFFLALSDMLFSFFSIIGDPSKGLFCYAQGYITHFFCVASFLWTTTIAFTLHRTVVRHKTDVEDIEPMFHLYVWGTSLVTTVVRSIGNHHGHLRGLGAWCLTQLGTTGKAVHFITFYIPLWGAILFNGITYFQVIRMLNNVARMAAGMSNRLYQPDGRPDMKALNRWGYYPLILIVSWMFGTINRIHDFIEPRHEIFWLSVLDVGMASLMGLFNSIAYGFNTSVRRAIYERLDLLPERFRRCLPIPNSISKSRNQPHENELVSLKIDQQN